Proteins from a genomic interval of Lycium ferocissimum isolate CSIRO_LF1 chromosome 2, AGI_CSIRO_Lferr_CH_V1, whole genome shotgun sequence:
- the LOC132042743 gene encoding transcription factor bHLH144, with protein sequence MQSNYQFSPENPFVSLEDQAAGGNIFDIPAPSVFGTMELPTGLRSSVPFHGFEFQSSEACPKNFIIFDQTDYRSQIMYHPAMASKFPYPDLNYNATCFQHGMERKIAIANNENTEVSSSYLKEDSADINALLSLEEEEHEEYDHEEVSTARTNANYGSSSPESYSNYDCQSKKSRTSSSFRKSSGSSTSNCSERKRRKLKKMVKALKGIVPGASRMNTVTVLDEAVRYLKSLKVEVQKLGVENLKTFA encoded by the coding sequence ATGCAGAGTAACTATCAATTTTCCCCTGAAAATCCTTTTGTCTCTCTGGAAGACCAAGCAGCTGGTGGTAACATATTCGATATTCCTGCTCCATCAGTCTTTGGTACAATGGAACTTCCCACTGGTTTGAGATCTTCTGTGCCCTTTCATGGTTTCGAATTTCAGTCCTCTGAGGCATGTCCAAAGAATTTCATCATCTTTGATCAGACCGATTACCGGAGCCAGATCATGTACCACCCTGCCATGGCTTCCAAGTTTCCATATCCTGATTTGAATTATAATGCAACTTGCTTCCAACACGGGATGGAGAGAAAAATTGCAATTGCAAATAATGAGAATACAGAAGTTTCTTCTTCATATCTGAAGGAAGATTCAGCCGATATAAATGCATTACTCAGCTTGGAAGAGGAAGAACACGAGGAATATGACCATGAAGAGGTCAGCACCGCACGCACCAATGCGAACTATGGAAGCAGTTCCCCTGAATCGTACTCCAACTACGATTGTCAATCCAAAAAGAGCAGGACCTCTTCTTCTTTCAGGAAGTCTTCTGGCAGTAGTACTAGCAATTGCAGTGAGAGAAAACGCCGGAAACTTAAGAAGATGGTCAAGGCTTTAAAGGGAATTGTCCCTGGTGCCAGCAGGATGAATACTGTCACCGTTCTTGATGAAGCTGTCAGATACCTCAAGTCACTTAAGGTGGAAGTTCAGAAGCTTGgagttgaaaatttgaagacATTTGCTTGA